AGTTATTAAATTCACTCTAATTCCATGTAGCCAAGGTCGATGCGTCAAAGAATATTTGCTTCGCCATTTAACAAATTTTAGGAAACTTAAATTTCAAACCTTGTAAAAAAGTACTACTTTTAGCTAAATATCACATTGTGATAAACGGAGGAAAATGGCTTAAATAAGCAACTTGAAGCTTTTTTTTGAAAAAAAATTAGCAAAAACGGCATAATAAAGCCAATAACTTACGTTAAATAAACATCGAAACTGCAAAAGTAGCTCGCAAATATTTGCCAAGATTAAACAAAATGTTTTTTTTCTTTGCTACTTTTATAGTAAGCTTGGTAGGGTAATTAACCACAAGCTTGTATACATAACAAAGACACCTATTTTTATTCAATATCCTGTTTTGAAGAAGTCATCATTTGGTGACTTTTTCTTTTTATGGGCCTCCTTAACTCATGCACGAAATCTATTTCCCTATAAATAAATTCTATCGTATTTATTTGAGTAATTAGTGATTTAATCCGAACTGAAAAAAAGTCTTTTCGTATATTTACCTATTCAAACGAAAAAGAGTAATATTTAAAATATATAATCATGAGTAAAGCATTAGAAATCACGGACGCTAATTTCGCAGAAATTATCAATTCAGATCAACCAGTACTTGTAGATTTTTGGGCTGAGTGGTGCGGACCATGTAAAATGATCGGACCTATCGTTGAGGAATTAGCTGGAGAATACGAAGGCAAAGCCGTGATAGGTAAAGTGGATGTTGACACAAACCCTACTGTTTCCGCTCAATTCGGAATCAGAAGCATCCCGACACTATTGGTATTCAAAAATGGAGAAGTTGTTGACAAGCAAATAGGAGCTGTAAGCAAATCTATCCTTGCAGGTAAACTAGACGCTCAATTGGGTTAATCTCCAATTGTCTTCAATACAATATTCGACGGAAAGCGGTAAACGTTTTCCGTTTTTTATTGTCAAACTTTAACGATGCAATCAATCATTCCATTGAAAATAAAATGGTGAAAAGGAACCATAGCATACCAATACAGCCTGCCCAACAAGCCTTTAGGCCTAAATGTCGCGGTCTGTCTAACTTCACTGGTGCCATCGCTATTTTCCTTCACCTCGAACTCCAGCCAAGCCTCTCCCGGCACTTTCATCTCCGCAAAAAGCAACAAACGCCTGCCAGGCTTGTCAGCGACAAGCACCCTCCAAAAATCCAAAGCATCGCCAGCCTTCAAGTCATACTGGCTTCTTCGTCCCCTTCTTAAACCAACGCCACCGACCATTTTATCCATCAAACCCCTTAACTTCCACAAAGGATCCATAGCATACCAGCCTCTTCGCCCCCCAATGGTCCAGATATTCTCAAACACATCATCCGCATTCCGGGTAAACACACGCTTTTTATCATCTATAAAGCATCCATATTTTGGAACCTGAAGGAACTCCTGCAAATTTGGATTTGCTTCCCCGCTTATATAAGCGTCTTTCCAACTGGAAATAACCTCATTGTCCTCCACTCTTCTCAAAGCCTTGCTCACCGACTCTTTATAAGACAACAATTCTTGCGGATATAGCTTTTCCAAGCCTCCATGCTTGACAATTACTTCGTTTTTCATGCTATCGACCAAGCTTTCCGCCAAGGACATGGAAGTGGATGTGACAAATCGCAGCCATTGTGCCGAAAGATTTGGAGATAAAACGGGCAAAGTCAAAATATATCGCTTCAGCTTTCTAACTTGAGCGAATTGCAACAACATCTGCTTGTAAGACAAGACATCAGGGCCTCCTATATCAAAAGAGCGATCATACAATCGTTCATCCCCAGGACATTTCGACAAATAGTAAAGCACATTTCTAATGGCGATTGGCTGGCACTTCGTATTAAGCCACCTTGGAGCTATCATCACTGGCAATTTCTCTACAAGATCCCGTATTATCTCAAAAGACGCGCTGCCAGAACCTATGATTATCGCCGCCCGAAGCGTAGTGGTTGGAATCGGAGAAACTCTCAAGATATCCTCCACATGCATTCTAGAAAACAAATGCCTGCTTAAATTCTTATCATTGACGATACCGCTTAGGTATATAATCTGCTTAACTGATGTTTTCTCCATAGCATTAATGAAGTTCAAAACCACACTATGCTCCATCTGAAGAAAATGCACTTTGGAAGCGCTCATGGAATGGACTAAAAAATAAGCGACCTCGATATCTTTTGGAATGCACTCAAGCGACTGTGGATCATTCAAATCCCCTACGACCACCTCTACTTTGTCTTGAAGAGAGCTTTCCAATTCCAGCCTGCTTTTATCGCGCACTAAACAAACCACGTAATGTCCGTCATTGACCAAAAATGGGATCATTCTTCGGCCAATATATCCCGTAGCACCAGTCAATAATATTTTCATTTCAAAACGGTTATTTCCCAATCTAGAGCATACTCGTAATGCTAAATGTAATACAAGTTCACACTAATTGTTGTTCAAAAGCTTGCCAAAAACCCTTTGAAAAGAATCTGTTTTTATTTCTTGCTATAATCTTTCACAAACGCATCAGGATAACTTCGCTTTACCTGCTTAAGCAAACTCTCAGCGGATGATCTTCCGCTAAACGCGCCTAAAAACACTCTGTACATTTTTTGTCCGTTCAACTTCATGACTTCAACGTATACCGATTGGCCATATTTGGTATGCAACTTATTTGACAAATCCATAAGATTCATCATTTCCTTGAAACTCCCCACCTGCACGCCATATCCTCGCAGATCTCTTACTGAAGTTTTCACTTGATAAAACTCGCGTTTGGCTGGCTTTGCAACTGTTGGCTTAACGGTAGTTGAAGGTTTTTTATCATTTCCCGAAGCCATATTAATGACTTGTATTTTCACATTAGCCAAACCGCTTTCGTAAAATTCGAGCTTTTTAGCCGCTTTTTTTGTCAGATCGATAATTCTGCCCTTTACAAATGGTCCTCTGTCATTAATCCTTACATCTACATATTTTCCATTAGACTTGTTTGTAACTCTGACCACTGAATTGAACGGCAAAGTCAAATGAGCAGCAGTCATTGCATTATTGGAAAACCTCTCTCCATTAGCAGTTAGCCTGCCATTGAATTTATCGGCATAAAACGAAGCTTGCCCATGTTGAACATACACTCCATCGCCTTGAGCCAATAACATCATAGGCGAAAACATAAAAAAAATTAAATATAGCAACTTGGAGCTCATACAAAATCAAATCTAAATACTGCTAAATATAAGAATTTAAACAAATAAATTTAATCCGCATAAAAAACTCTTTTCACTCTGCTGCCAATATTCGTCATCACTTCATAAGGTATCGTCATAGCTGCTTCAGCCATTCGATTAACATCATCCGCAGATTCAAAAATAATCACTTCATCGCCAACTTCGACATCATCAATACCTGTAATATCTATCATGGTCATGTCCATGCAAACATTTCCAATCACTGGAGCCAACTTCCCTCCGGCTTTCACTTGCAATCTTCCATTGCTGAATAATCGGCAGAAACCATCAGCATAACCTATTGCCATGGTCGCAATACGACTGTTTTTAGCTAAAACACCTTTTCTTGAATAACCTATTGTATTGCCCTCCTTCAGGTCATGAATCTGCGAAATTCTTGTCTTCAACACACTGATCAAACGTAAATCTCTTTGGCACATTCCCGTAGAATCGATACCATACAAACCTATCCCAAGCCGAACCATATCAAATTGATACTCCGGAAATCTAATTATGCCCGCAGTATTCAATGCGTATTTCATTTTGTCTCCTTTGATATCATATTCAGCCATATGGTCAAACCAAGTGGAAAACTGCTCCAATTGAGAGACCGTGTATTCATCTTCATCAGAAACATCCGCCGCCGCCAAATGCGTGAAATAACCTTGTACTTCCACCTGATCCTGCATGGAAAGTATCTGCCCTAATCGATCCAAGTCTTTTTCGACAAAGCCCAATCTGTGCATTCCTGTATCCAGCTTAATATGAATGCGTGACTGCCTTTCATTTTTTTTCAAATACAAGCAATAACGGTCCAGCAAGTCAAAAGAATAAATCTCAGGTTCTAAATTGTATTTCAATAAATGGAGAAAGTCATCTTCGGTTGGATTCATCACCATGATTGGAATATTTATGCCATGCTTTCTTAAAGCAACTCCTTCATCGGCATAAGCAACACCCAAATAATCAACTCTATGATATTGCAATAAACTAGCAATCTCAAAACTACCATTGCCATAAGCAAAAGCTTTAACCATGATCATGAGCTTGGTGTCCTTTTTCAACCTTGATTTATAAAAATTAAGATTATGAACCAAAGATTCCATATTGACTTCAAGCCTGGTGCCATGGACCTGCTTTTCCAAAGCCTTTATAATTCTTTCAAAGTGAAAATGCCTAGCTCCTTTTACCAGTATAGTTTCATTATCGAAATTCAATACCTCCTCGCTATTCAAAAAATCATCCGTTGAAGCAAAATATGACGCTTCTCCATTGAATATATCTTTGCATAAAGTTATTTCAGGACCAATCCCTATCAACTTGTCAACCTTCTTAGCTTTTATAAGCTTCAACAACTCATTTCTCCAATGCTGAACATTCAAGCCTGTCTGATGCATATCCGAAAGAATAAGCGTGGACTTGCTTTTTTGATTCATCTGCCTCATAAAGTCCAGTGCAACTTCAAGTCCTGCCAAGTCATTATTATAGCTATCATCTATAAGGCAACAATGATTAATGCCGTCTTTAATCGACAATCTCATATCAACACTTGGCAAATGCTTCACCGCCAGATTAATTTCATCAATGCTCATACCCAAATACTTGGCAAGAACAACCGAATGAATCAAATTCTCTTTAGAGGCATCATCCAAAAAGTCATGAAAGATCT
The Aureibacter tunicatorum DNA segment above includes these coding regions:
- a CDS encoding bifunctional UDP-N-acetylmuramoyl-tripeptide:D-alanyl-D-alanine ligase/alanine racemase; this encodes MSDKSVEKMTFEELSVLLGGDYVGAKVHQEKVGKIFIDSRKASLSTGDVFFAIKGLRNDGHDYISLMHKQGLKLFVVEPSFKNRTFKYPEASFIIVESAKAALQRIAAYRRSMLKCKVVGITGSNGKTIVKEWLSDILSEKHIVTKSPKSFNSQVGVPLSVLELNEQTEIGVFEAGISQAGEMQRLEMIIKPDFGIFTNIGSAHDQGFESRIEKTKEKMKLFSQAKRLVYCLDYSLVHQVALECLGSERLLGWSYTDQDADVYVDDEDGKVVFYPKGESSYEIFHDFLDDASKENLIHSVVLAKYLGMSIDEINLAVKHLPSVDMRLSIKDGINHCCLIDDSYNNDLAGLEVALDFMRQMNQKSKSTLILSDMHQTGLNVQHWRNELLKLIKAKKVDKLIGIGPEITLCKDIFNGEASYFASTDDFLNSEEVLNFDNETILVKGARHFHFERIIKALEKQVHGTRLEVNMESLVHNLNFYKSRLKKDTKLMIMVKAFAYGNGSFEIASLLQYHRVDYLGVAYADEGVALRKHGINIPIMVMNPTEDDFLHLLKYNLEPEIYSFDLLDRYCLYLKKNERQSRIHIKLDTGMHRLGFVEKDLDRLGQILSMQDQVEVQGYFTHLAAADVSDEDEYTVSQLEQFSTWFDHMAEYDIKGDKMKYALNTAGIIRFPEYQFDMVRLGIGLYGIDSTGMCQRDLRLISVLKTRISQIHDLKEGNTIGYSRKGVLAKNSRIATMAIGYADGFCRLFSNGRLQVKAGGKLAPVIGNVCMDMTMIDITGIDDVEVGDEVIIFESADDVNRMAEAAMTIPYEVMTNIGSRVKRVFYAD
- a CDS encoding septal ring lytic transglycosylase RlpA family protein, with the translated sequence MFSPMMLLAQGDGVYVQHGQASFYADKFNGRLTANGERFSNNAMTAAHLTLPFNSVVRVTNKSNGKYVDVRINDRGPFVKGRIIDLTKKAAKKLEFYESGLANVKIQVINMASGNDKKPSTTVKPTVAKPAKREFYQVKTSVRDLRGYGVQVGSFKEMMNLMDLSNKLHTKYGQSVYVEVMKLNGQKMYRVFLGAFSGRSSAESLLKQVKRSYPDAFVKDYSKK
- the trxA gene encoding thioredoxin, with translation MSKALEITDANFAEIINSDQPVLVDFWAEWCGPCKMIGPIVEELAGEYEGKAVIGKVDVDTNPTVSAQFGIRSIPTLLVFKNGEVVDKQIGAVSKSILAGKLDAQLG
- a CDS encoding SDR family oxidoreductase; translated protein: MKILLTGATGYIGRRMIPFLVNDGHYVVCLVRDKSRLELESSLQDKVEVVVGDLNDPQSLECIPKDIEVAYFLVHSMSASKVHFLQMEHSVVLNFINAMEKTSVKQIIYLSGIVNDKNLSRHLFSRMHVEDILRVSPIPTTTLRAAIIIGSGSASFEIIRDLVEKLPVMIAPRWLNTKCQPIAIRNVLYYLSKCPGDERLYDRSFDIGGPDVLSYKQMLLQFAQVRKLKRYILTLPVLSPNLSAQWLRFVTSTSMSLAESLVDSMKNEVIVKHGGLEKLYPQELLSYKESVSKALRRVEDNEVISSWKDAYISGEANPNLQEFLQVPKYGCFIDDKKRVFTRNADDVFENIWTIGGRRGWYAMDPLWKLRGLMDKMVGGVGLRRGRRSQYDLKAGDALDFWRVLVADKPGRRLLLFAEMKVPGEAWLEFEVKENSDGTSEVRQTATFRPKGLLGRLYWYAMVPFHHFIFNGMIDCIVKV